One Epinephelus lanceolatus isolate andai-2023 chromosome 17, ASM4190304v1, whole genome shotgun sequence genomic window carries:
- the LOC117268487 gene encoding uncharacterized protein LOC117268487 — translation MSAETEMEQVESGGSAEDQSEDSLTQPKSESGPEFLSLSRCTHCYNLRWGDDGESSSSAEDSGSEVDWETEAESRSSCSELAFSEIRNINAESGGKDGDGGEMSEIQEAKNKKMTQRAPLINSSSLPNSPGPQLTPLSLPPHPHTVVSTLHLQVLSQKQDNNDDAFYIVKQQLSGREEEEEVEKAGRSKGRGQEGINSVERPQPFQWQQTGLLWQQWSQLTSQQHQLSYQQQPQYFSPPIAQCQRSPPPLHTLPVPCPSMLHTPQQAPNAPCANLHAPGPQPCWYCYRTYFPYPPETLCPAMRTSHYGFTGPYTPFFLS, via the exons ATGAgtgcagagacagagatggagcaGGTCGAGTCTGGAGGCTCCGCTGAGGACCAGAGTGAAGACAGTCTGACACAACCAAAG TCTGAATCAGGCCCTGAATTCCTCAGTCTGTCTCGCTGTACCCACTGCTACAACCTTCGCTGGGGGGACGACGGTGAGTCCAGCTCCTCAGCTGAAGACTCTGGATCAGAGGTGGACtgggagacagaggcagagtcTCGCTCTAGCTGCTCTGAACTGGCTTTCTCAGAAATACGTAATATAAATGCTGAATCTGGAGGAAAAGATGGTGACGGAGGGGAGATGTCGGAGATCCAGGAagctaaaaataagaaaatgactCAAAGAGCTCCACTCATCAATTCTTCCTCCTTGCCGAATTCCCCTGGTCCTCAGCTcacccctctgtccctcccgcCACACCCTCACACCGTCGTCTCCACCCTCCACCTGCAGGTGTTGTcccaaaaacaagacaacaatgaCGACGCCTTCTACATTGTCAAACAGCAGCTGtctgggagagaggaggaggaagaggtggagaAAGCAGGGCGAAGTAAGGGAAGAGGGCAGGAAGGAATCAACAGTGTGGAGCGTCCACAGCCGTTTCAGTGGCAGCAGACGGGGTTACTGTGGCAACAGTGGTCACAACTAACATCGCAGCAACACCAGCTGTCATACCAACAACAACCTCAATACTTTTCTCCTCCCATAGCTCAGTGTCAAAGGTCGCCACCACCTCTGCACACACTTCCTGTCCCTTGTCCCTCGATGCTCCACACACCCCAACAGGCCCCTAATGCACCCTGCGCAAATCTGCATGCACCCGGTCCACAACCCTGCTGGTACTGCTACAGAACGTACTTTccttatcctcctgagaccctgtgtcctgctatgaggacatcacattatGGGTTTACCGGACCTTATACTCCATTCTTCTTGagttag